The segment GAGATTCTGGTCACATTTGGTCAAGAGATAGTAATCATCTATCTCTCCACTATAAAACCAAAATCTtatgttgcacaaaaaaaaatctaatagaaATCTAAAACGACAAGAGGTAGATAAAAAAAGGTAAACGATAAGTAAAACACTCACTCATAGCTACTACATTAGTGTTTTACTTCATTCGAAAGGTTTCTTGGAGTCCTTATGGAGAGACGTGAACACAGTGCCGGTTTTTGACTATGGTAACAGAGGCAATGGCCTTTGGGTCTATGGATCCACAATTTTTTGGTGTGATTTTAGTAATAAGAAAATGCCCAAGTTAATTTGCTAAGGACCAAATAGCTAgtaattttataacaaaaaaaaaaagaaaaccataaTACCTACACATATGTGTGTATTGTCTTTTCGTATTTAAAGGAACTCATACctcttttttctatttttttcaggtTACTGAAATTTGTTTggttaaacttaaaaaatgaaatgaaaaaagTTGAAAGAGATGTTTAAAATAGGGCCTATATTTCTATGTTTCAGTCAAGGATATTAAATAGTTTAAGACAGTCCTGGGTGTGGACATAAACATGCGTAAAGTGGATCCATCAGCTAAACATAGTGATCATGGCTGACATCTCGTGTGTTGTTATTGAAATGGACTGGGTCAAGTGGAAGGTGGAAAAGAGTTCGGGTGATTCCAAAGCAAAGCGTGCGAgagtaaataattttatttaggAGAGTAAAAGAACACAAACAAAAgggcatttggtctagtggtatgattctcgcttagGGTGCGAGAGGTCCGGAGTTCAATTCTCCGAATGCCCcttgttatatttttatctttttcaaacaaagTCCACCGGAGTCAGTTTCCCAacgatattttatttatttataaattttatttcgatttcacgcggaagaaaaaaaaaaagaaactttatttgATTTGAGCAATCAGATCTCGTCGTCGAATCGAATCGAATCATTGCAAACTTCAAATCGGAAAGCTAACCGTCTCGGAGACCACTGTGAATGGCATGGAACTGATCTCATCATCAACAATCACAAACTCAGCTCTCTGCTTAACCCTAATCTCCACCCTcaccttcttcctcctcctcctccacacTCCCactcaccatcatcatcaccgCTCTCTCCTCGCCGCGAATCACACCTCCTCCTGCCTCTCCTCCCGATCCCACGACAATGACTACCTCTCCCTCCACTTCTGCGTCTTCAACGAAAACCTCCTCCTCACGATCCCCTCCCTCTccctcctcgtcctcctccaCTTCCACATCCTCATCACCACCGCCCAGTCCCACTTCTCCCTCGTCACCACCAAGCTCGCCGATCGCCTCTCCCTCTCCCCCAGCATGGCCGCCGTCACTCTCCTCGCCCTAGGCAACGGCGCCCCCGACGTCTTCGCCTCCGCCGCCGCCCTCCGCGGCGGCCAGTACCGGACGGGGTTCGGAGCCATCCTCTCCGCGGGGACCTTCGTCTCGGCTTTCGTCGTCGGGTTCGTCGCGATCCACGCCGCGCCGTTCAGCGTCGACGCGGCGTCGTTCGTGAGGGATGTGATGTTTTATCTGGTGGGCGCTTCGTTCCTGTTCTATGTGTATCTGAGTGGGGAGATATTCGTGTGGCAGGCCGTTGGGTTTGTTgggttttatgttttcttcGTGGGCTTTGTGTTTTGGATGGATTTTGGGACTAGTGTTGTTGAGAAAGGGAAGGTGGTTGTTAGTGAGGAAGAGAAAGACTTTTTGAGAGTTGAgattggtggtggtggtggtggttctcTTGAGAGCTTTAAAGCTGAGAAAGAACATCGGTTTTCCGGAGTTTTGAGGCTTTATGGAAGGGTAAGTTTGTTTGATCACAATGCTGGAGATTGTATGGTGTAGTGGAATCTGATGTTGCTGAGTTTAAgattatgtgtgttttaaaGGGTTTGATGTTATGATGAAAGTCTCTTTGCTACTTTTGTGAATGAACATTGTAAGCGGTTTAAGCTGGATTGTTGTAGCTGCGTTAATAACACAGCTCATGAACAATCGTAGATTAGAGAGCTAACATGTTAAAAAAGCGGTTGGGGAAATTGAGTTTGTGGTATTCTTGATTTGGTAGTCTTCTCCTTTTAACCTGTGAGCTTCTTTTGTTGTATCACATTGCTGGGAATTGTATGGTAGCTTCATCTTAAGCACTAGCTGTGAAATCGTTAGATTGCTTGATAATTAGTCTTTGATTTTAGTTTGTGAATGCGCATTTGTAAGTAGTTTAAGCAGTTTCAACTCGATTCTAGCTGTGTTAACGGCTCAGGAACAGTCGTCCACTCGTGTAGCTAGACATGTTAAAAAGTAGTTGGTGAGAGTGAGTTTGTGGCGTGCTGGATTTGTTTATAGTTAGGTGATTGGAGATAGCTCGAGAGTCGCTAATCAAAACTCTCTATGGGGTGTAATTTGGAGTTCACCGGTTTTGAATTTTGATCTTATCCGGTTACTGTAGTTTACTTTCTCTGTTAGACTGCATAATGCTGATAAGTTTGAGCCTTGACatcttaaatttgattttacgaCTGATCAGGTTATCTGATTTTGCTTTCACTGTTATGACTGCAGATATCAAGGATGTGGGAGACTCCTGTATCAGTTCTTTTGTTGCTCACGATACCAAAAACTTCTCCTTCTGAATGGTCCAGGTTTTACCGTTCTGCCAACATTATCTTCTGCCCTCTTACCCTTTTGTACGCTTGCAACTCATTTGTACCCCTAAACCATCCAATCTCATTCCTCTTTCCAAACACCCATCTCCCACTTTGGACTGTCGTTCTCTTCATGACCTCTTCCCTCGCTTTCCTTCACTTCACCATCGAAAAACAACCCCCCAAAACCGAGCAAATGCCTGTCATCGTTGTAGCTTTCGTGATGAGCGTTTTCTGGATATCGACAATCGCTGGTGAGCTCCTCAACTGCCTGGCTGCGCTTGGAACCCTCCTTGAACTGCCCCCGGCGCTCCTTGGTCTAACCGTTCTTGCGTGGGGAAACTCTGTCGGCGACCTTGTTGCCGACGTTGCAGTGGCAAAGGCGGGTCGACCAGCAATGGCCATGGCCGGTTGCTTTGCGGGTCCGATGTTTAATATGCTTGTTGGACTTGGGACAGCCTTGGTGATGCAAACAGCTAATGTGTATCCAAAAGCTTACGAACTTGGATTCCACGTTGGTATTGTGATCGCTTTCGTCTTCTTGTTGCTTAGTCTAATGGGATCACTGCTGGTTATAACCTGGTCTAGATTCCGAGTTCCGAGGTTCTGGGGGATCTGTCTTGTAGGACTCTATGTAGTCTTCACGTTTGTTAGTTTGATCATCGCCACATTTTCAACCTGATCATATACTCAAATCTTGGATCAACGAAAGATTtcactgttgttgttgttgttgtgatcATTTGTGAGGCAGATTAGGAAAGTTTGATAGATAGGTTAAATACATGTGAAGAGCAAAGAATATGCATATGATTTTTTGGGAGAAGATTGTATTCCTATTTTCAGAAAGTtaataacaaacaaatattCATAGTTCATACTACATTCGGTTAAGTATATTtgattgtaatatattttatacatgatttatgTATAAACCACACATTTGAGAGGTAATCTATGTTCTCAAAACCGGTTTAGACAATAATCTCATACTataaaactaggtgttttgcccgcacatgcgggcataaatttcttataaataattattagtttatgtcttattaatctaaaaccagtataataaattattatttatgtttttaaatagttaaatcaaacatcaaaatatttatatatgtcaaatacttttaatcaaaatatatacttattattgtgttaagtttttttaaagcactcatatcttagatatagtttagaaaatatatttatattttttggttgactaatatttaataataaattgttttgtatcttaattttttttaacttttataataaaaatattgttttcagataagcacaaaaaagaatatatatagaagaattatctttttttgataattctaaatattattttgtaatcagttatttaatatagcatataacatataaattttatatcattaaaataaattagtgaatagttagaaactaataataaattagtaacctatctaaaagtctaaaacttaataaaaatatgacaaataaaaaagctaatataacatataaatttaatattaataaaataaaattcatttttatttatatagaatattcatcaagactattattttaaattaatgatttagtgactcagctcaaaacaaatattacatcaatgataattagcttaaacttaataaaaatatgacaagtaatcaaaattagctaaaatcatggagaacatgacaaataaacaaaatcaattcataaataatagtatagatatctaACTATAGCCTATAATTTCTTTACacattgtaaatatttatttatttttcacttcCAAGTTCCAACATACTTTTTTCGATATTTACAAGAATGTAActgtttatttgattttcttaattACAGTGTGTAAACTACTAATCGAGTCAAAAgagtaataattaattaaattaaattaaattacataataataataataataagaaaacaaagCATGATCTGACAAGGCTACAAGAATCTAGACGAAAGCCCAACGCTTGACACGACACCCATCCTCTTAAAAGCCTTTTTCTACTTACTCcctttctcttctctcctcttcatTGTTAAAGTCGAAAAAGGGGGAAAAGCAGCaaaaaccctaaattaaaacaacaaaatcaaaaaagattaaaaaaccAGATCTTCACGCTCTTCTCCTGCATCAACAACCTCGAGATTCTCCTCCGCAAATCCACCCTCAGAAGGTCACTCTCCTTTCCCGATCTCGTTCTTTCTCTAATCTGTTCTGTTCTCGCATATGTTTAATGAAAATCGTCACATGGCATGGTTGCTGTAGGAAAGCTTCTTACTTTGCTGTCTGTCTGTATCGAAAGAGATTAACTTTATGGGTTCTAATAAGTAGATTTTGATCTAAAATACATAAAGCTGGAGTCTTTCATACTTACTGCTGTTTTAGATCTTCTGGGTCGATTCTCAAATTTtgattaaactatatattatataagtctGGTTAGATGTTCGATTGAAAAAGCTATTAAACAGATCAAAAGTTTATgtcttttatgttttgtttgtttctggTAGAGAATGGATCAACAAGAGCATGCACAGTCCGGAGCCATGAACTACGGCTCAAACCCATACCAAACCAACCCCATGACCACCACCGTAGCCGGCAGCGCGGGCCCCGCAGCACCTCCCGGGCAGCTAGGGTTCCACCAGAtccatcagcagcagcagcagcaacagctGGCTCAGCAGCTCCAGGTCTTTTGGGAGAACCAGTTCAAGGAGATTGAGAAGACAACCGATTTCAAGAACCACAGCCTTCCCCTCGCCAGGATCAAGAAGATCATGAAGGCCGACGAGGACGTGCGTATGATCTCCGCCGAGGCGCCCGTCGTGTTCGCGAGGGCATGCGAGATGTTCATCCTGGAGCTGACGCTCAGGTCGTGGAACCACACGGAGGAGAACAAGAGGAGGACGCTGCAGAAGAACGATATCGCGGCTGCGGTGACTAGGACCGATATCTTTGATTTCCTTGTGGACATTGTTCCGAGGGAGGATCTGAGGGATGAGGTCTTGGGGAGTATTCCGAGAGGGACTGTTCCCGAGGCTGCTGCTGCTGGATATCCGTATGGATACTTGCCTGCTGGAACTGCTCCGATAGGGAACCCGGGGATGGTTATGGGTAACCCCGGTGGTGCATACCCACCTAACCCTTACATGGGTCAACCAATGTGGCAGCAACAGGGACCTGATCAAACTGACCAGGAGAATTAAACTTTGGCAAAGAAACTGTGAGTTTTCCAGCTTCTTTTTTAGAGCTAATGATAGTGTCTTTTAAGCTCATAGTatctttgttatgtttttttgcAGAGCTCTGGAATTAAGAAAGGAAGGGAGACTTTTAGAGAAGAAAATGAAAGGAACATATCAGAAGAATTTCAAATCAGTGTGGTAGAAGAAGAATCTAAGTCTTTGTTTTATGTCTGTCTATTCAATCCTTTctttaaggaaaaaaattagGGATGAACGAGAAGAAGACTGTATAAAACTATTACTCTGTAAGGGAACAAGTGTGTGGTTTGACAAGGTTTTTTATTTCTATGTTATTGTCTCTTTTATCTTTATCATATTTCTCTTCCCATATAAACCACAAAAAAAGTGCTTGATTTCAAGTATTTCATTGAAACAGTTTGGTATTTGAAACAATTATTAAATGGAAATAAAATAgtgaaaacaataaaagaaaaaaacaagtagAAGATGACCTGGCAATTTTATCCCGGTTTGTATTTTGATTAGCTTTATCCATAAGAAGCTTTACTTGGTCATTCTTTGCCTTGCGTGACTTGAACACTGAAGCTACTACAGTGATGGCGATGAGTAATAATTATGGAGCTTTCATTGAGAAATCTACAATCTCTCCAACGGCCTCTTCCTCGTGTCCTTCTCTAAAGGGTCTTACCTTCGCCATCAAAGACATGTACGGTATCTATATTAATTCACAACTTGTTCCTCTGCCCCTGTTTTCTTGTGTATTGATCTGAGCATTTTGGTTCAAACCAGCTTTGATGTGGAAGGACGTGTGACCGGTTTTGGTAACCCGGATTGGTTAAGGACTCATTCAGCAGCTACTTCCACAGCTCCTGTAGTTTCATCTCTCTTGGAAGCTGGTGCCACTTCTTTGGGTATTACCATTATGGATGAAATGGCATACAGGTCTTTACTAATATTTCACTTCAAACCGATTTTAGAttctataaaataaaaccaaCTGTGGTTAGGTTTTTTGCGTTTCTTGGCCATGAATTTACAGTATAAACGGAGAAAATGCGCACTATAGGACTCCGGTAAACCCAGTTGCTTCAGATAGAGTCCCTGGAGGATCTTCAAGTGGCTCGGCTGTAGCTGTAGGTGCCGGTCTTGTTGACTTTTCAATCGGTGAGTATGTTCTAGGCTATGCATTCGGATTTAAGGCTCGAGTTATTCGGGTTGAAATGTTTAGGACTAGTTCGAAGCTGAATATTTTCTGATTGGATTGGTTCAGTAATGTCAGGTTCGGtagaatttatgtttttttataaaacccaaaacATGACCGAATTAAAAATAGTTCGGATTAGGtttgtgtttttaaaaataatccaaaaacttaaattaagcccaaaaactaaattttttttggataatttattttttagaataatttttttacttataaaatatatttatatatttgtagttattttaaaattattttttgaaacaaaaattaaaattaattaatataggTAAATGCTCTGTTTTTTCATCAAGCAGGAACTGATACTGGAGGAAGCATACGAGTTCCGGCATCTTACTGTGGTATTTTCGGTTTTAGACCATCACATGGAGTTGTTTCCACTGTCGGAGTTACTCCAATGGCTCAGAGCTTCGACACAGTTGGTAAATACAAGTAAAAAAACCTACATGTTATGACTTATGAGTTAAACACTGTCTACTTGATATAGGCATTTGTCTCTCTAGGCTGGTTTGCTCGGGACACAGGTACTTTGAAACAGGTAGGCAGCGTTCTCCTGCAGCAGCCTGACTTGAACGCTACGGAACCAAGTCAACTGATTATTGCTGATGACTGCTTCAAGCTGTGTAGTGTACCACGTGATCTGTTGGTGCAACCTCTAGTTAAATCAGTGGACAAATCATTTGGAGGTAAAATGCATCAAATAAGAActtagtagtttttttttttgttaataaggGAAGGCTTCTTGTTTCTTTATTACTCTGTTCTGTGTCAAGGCAACACTGTGATAAACAAGATGGATCTTGGAGAGTACATCCAAGAGAATGTTCCGAGCCTTAAGCATTTCATGACAAGTGAGACACAACAAGAGTTCTGTATCCCGTCTCTCATGGCTCTGTCGAGTTCAATGAGATTGTTACAGAGGTACGAGTTCAAGATGAACCACGGTGAATGGGTCTCGTCGGTGAAACCAGAGTTTGGTCCTGGAATATCAGAACGGATTGAGGAAGCTATAAGGGTGTCTGGCGAGAAGATTGACCTTTGCAGATTGGTTAAAACCCAACTTTTAACAGCTCTTTCAACTTTGCTTGGGGTACAAACTTCTTCCTATTTCTCCCAAAATTTATAACTTGTACAACAAAACACTTTAAGAGGATCAATGGACCAACTTTGGTCtggattaaattaaattaatttccAACCTAGAACTAACTTAAAATTCTTTCCCATTTCGGACGTGGAActtttaccaaaatatattcATCTACTGAATATATAAATGGTTTTGTAGGATAACGGTGTATTGATGATTCCCACGGTACCAGGTCCTCCACCACATCTACAAGCTGATGTAGTTGCACTAGAGTCTTTCCGGAGCAGAGCCTTCAGCTTGTTGTCCATCGCTGGCGTCTCTGGATTGTGTCAGGTAACAACAACGTCAAATGTATTTCTTGTGGAGAAAGTTATGAACCTGTCTGGTTTTTCCTTGACAGGTGACCATACCATTGGGGCTGCACGAAAATCTTCCCATATCCGTCTCATTGGTGGCTAAGCATGGCTCAGATGGTTTTCTTCTCAGTCTTGTGGATTGCCTTTCGAAATTCATTTGATTTTCAGCGaaaatgtatgttttagcaTATCTTATTTGGTTTATGTCTGGTCACACCTCATCTTCTTTGCTTCCAACACTCGCCGTTTACATCTCTAGTCACTGAccagtttaaatatatatatatatatatatatccacaaTAATGGTAAGACTATTTCTACAATTATAACACGGGCCTAACTTGCGCATGGAAGCTAATAACATTCGCAGACTCACCTAACCAATTGACTTTCATGCATCTTAAAGCTCGTGCTGACAACCTCACAGCCAAGATATCGCACATTTACCTGTATTACTGTATATACACTTTTCATATACTTACATGTATCTCTCAGATTATTAGTATATAAATGcatgttttaatgttttaagAGCATATAGAGTGTAAGGGGAAAAAATGGggttaaaaatcaaaaataagagTAGGAGGATCTTGATGTTTTATCTAACCCTAATGTCCTTTTCGTTTTTGGGTTTGGTAGTAACGTTTAAACCT is part of the Raphanus sativus cultivar WK10039 chromosome 5, ASM80110v3, whole genome shotgun sequence genome and harbors:
- the LOC108856648 gene encoding nuclear transcription factor Y subunit C-9, whose translation is MDQQEHAQSGAMNYGSNPYQTNPMTTTVAGSAGPAAPPGQLGFHQIHQQQQQQQLAQQLQVFWENQFKEIEKTTDFKNHSLPLARIKKIMKADEDVRMISAEAPVVFARACEMFILELTLRSWNHTEENKRRTLQKNDIAAAVTRTDIFDFLVDIVPREDLRDEVLGSIPRGTVPEAAAAGYPYGYLPAGTAPIGNPGMVMGNPGGAYPPNPYMGQPMWQQQGPDQTDQEN
- the LOC108837239 gene encoding amidase 1; the encoded protein is MAMSNNYGAFIEKSTISPTASSSCPSLKGLTFAIKDIFDVEGRVTGFGNPDWLRTHSAATSTAPVVSSLLEAGATSLGITIMDEMAYSINGENAHYRTPVNPVASDRVPGGSSSGSAVAVGAGLVDFSIGTDTGGSIRVPASYCGIFGFRPSHGVVSTVGVTPMAQSFDTVGWFARDTGTLKQVGSVLLQQPDLNATEPSQLIIADDCFKLCSVPRDLLVQPLVKSVDKSFGGNTVINKMDLGEYIQENVPSLKHFMTSETQQEFCIPSLMALSSSMRLLQRYEFKMNHGEWVSSVKPEFGPGISERIEEAIRVSGEKIDLCRLVKTQLLTALSTLLGDNGVLMIPTVPGPPPHLQADVVALESFRSRAFSLLSIAGVSGLCQVTIPLGLHENLPISVSLVAKHGSDGFLLSLVDCLSKFI
- the LOC108805177 gene encoding cation/calcium exchanger 5, with the protein product MELISSSTITNSALCLTLISTLTFFLLLLHTPTHHHHHRSLLAANHTSSCLSSRSHDNDYLSLHFCVFNENLLLTIPSLSLLVLLHFHILITTAQSHFSLVTTKLADRLSLSPSMAAVTLLALGNGAPDVFASAAALRGGQYRTGFGAILSAGTFVSAFVVGFVAIHAAPFSVDAASFVRDVMFYLVGASFLFYVYLSGEIFVWQAVGFVGFYVFFVGFVFWMDFGTSVVEKGKVVVSEEEKDFLRVEIGGGGGGSLESFKAEKEHRFSGVLRLYGRISRMWETPVSVLLLLTIPKTSPSEWSRFYRSANIIFCPLTLLYACNSFVPLNHPISFLFPNTHLPLWTVVLFMTSSLAFLHFTIEKQPPKTEQMPVIVVAFVMSVFWISTIAGELLNCLAALGTLLELPPALLGLTVLAWGNSVGDLVADVAVAKAGRPAMAMAGCFAGPMFNMLVGLGTALVMQTANVYPKAYELGFHVGIVIAFVFLLLSLMGSLLVITWSRFRVPRFWGICLVGLYVVFTFVSLIIATFST